One genomic segment of Candidatus Eisenbacteria bacterium includes these proteins:
- a CDS encoding DUF11 domain-containing protein, which produces MKVPQNPGLGRRLLVRFGVLATSVAAMALLAIAANAAPPAGTPIGNTASATYVDAASQTHTVTSNPVTTVVQQVASFTLTANGTRTSAPGGSVAFPHVLTNTGNGSDAFPLTVANLGGDNFDLTGLALYADADANGVADNFVPLATTGTLAPGAQFHFVLMGSVPGTQVAGDVSNVRVSAVSTFDGAQTAFNDDQVTVTGNAVLAVTKAISQNNGASPSGPYTYTLSYTNSGNATASGLRLTDMIPAGMTFVPGSARWSVTGATPLTDADSTDAQGVAPATVRFDFNVATGGAVTAQLNQVPPGQSGSVTFQVNVNAGLAPQVIDNSARFAYNDGVANIGPFFTNLASFTVNQAVALTFTGQTIPSALQGSVVTFTNTLTNNGNGSDVFDITVNTGTFPAGSSVTLYQTGGLALLTDSNGNGIPDTGPVAAGATYDVVLRVQLPSAATGGPYSLTKTATSWTNPLVSAVATDVLTAIVANSVDLTNDSALPGAPGAGPGPEAAFVVRNTTTPGTTTRFTLYVNNTSGQNDNFDLAASTDNTFGAITLPAGWSVTFRNASNSVITNTGVIASGAATLVYADVDVPAGAAAADVDLYFRSRSPVSGASDRIHDQVRVSVVRSLTLVPNNSAQVAPGGFVVYTHMLTNTGNVLEGDGTGSFVSLAMANDQAGWSSALYWDTNGNGGFDGADQPVSDLSSLGGLAPGASVRLFVQVFAPAGAPLGQLNTTTVSATTSNLAYTDPVPAVANATDGTTVINGQLTITKTQSVDRDCNGVADSTFTSANLAYGAVPGACIRYEITVTNIGTTPVTGVVVNDATPANTWSWNAALASTTVGGITVPADGASGAVTANVGVLGPGQSAVIQFSVRIAFP; this is translated from the coding sequence GTGGCGGCGATGGCCCTGCTGGCGATCGCGGCGAACGCCGCGCCGCCCGCGGGCACGCCGATCGGCAACACGGCGAGCGCCACGTACGTGGACGCCGCCTCGCAGACGCACACCGTCACCTCGAACCCGGTGACGACCGTCGTGCAGCAGGTGGCGAGCTTCACGCTCACCGCCAACGGCACGCGCACCTCGGCGCCCGGCGGATCGGTCGCGTTCCCGCACGTCCTCACGAACACGGGCAACGGGTCCGACGCGTTCCCGCTCACGGTCGCGAACCTGGGCGGCGACAACTTCGACCTGACCGGCCTCGCGCTCTACGCCGACGCGGACGCCAACGGCGTGGCGGACAACTTCGTCCCGCTCGCGACCACCGGCACGCTGGCGCCCGGCGCACAGTTCCACTTCGTGCTCATGGGCAGCGTGCCCGGCACGCAGGTGGCTGGGGACGTCTCGAACGTCCGCGTCTCGGCCGTCAGCACCTTCGACGGCGCGCAGACGGCGTTCAACGACGACCAGGTCACGGTCACGGGCAACGCCGTGCTCGCGGTGACCAAGGCGATCAGCCAGAACAACGGCGCCTCGCCGAGCGGCCCCTACACCTACACCCTGTCGTACACCAACTCGGGCAACGCGACGGCCTCCGGCCTGCGCCTGACCGACATGATTCCCGCCGGCATGACGTTCGTGCCGGGCAGCGCGCGCTGGAGCGTCACGGGCGCGACGCCGCTGACGGACGCCGACTCGACCGACGCGCAGGGCGTGGCCCCCGCGACCGTTCGCTTCGACTTCAACGTCGCGACGGGCGGCGCGGTCACCGCGCAGCTCAACCAGGTGCCGCCGGGCCAGTCGGGCAGCGTGACCTTCCAGGTCAACGTCAACGCCGGCCTCGCTCCGCAGGTGATCGACAACTCGGCGCGCTTCGCCTACAACGACGGCGTCGCGAACATCGGACCGTTCTTCACCAACCTCGCGTCGTTCACCGTGAACCAGGCGGTCGCGCTCACGTTCACCGGCCAGACGATCCCGAGCGCGCTGCAGGGCTCGGTCGTCACGTTCACCAACACGCTGACCAACAACGGCAACGGTTCGGACGTGTTCGACATCACGGTGAACACGGGCACGTTCCCGGCGGGCAGCTCGGTGACGCTGTACCAGACCGGCGGGCTCGCGCTGCTCACCGACTCGAACGGCAACGGCATCCCGGACACCGGGCCCGTCGCCGCCGGCGCGACGTACGACGTCGTGCTGCGCGTGCAGCTGCCCTCGGCCGCCACCGGCGGTCCCTACTCGCTCACCAAGACGGCGACCTCGTGGACGAATCCGCTGGTCTCTGCGGTGGCGACCGACGTGCTGACGGCCATCGTCGCCAACAGCGTGGACCTCACGAACGACTCCGCGCTTCCGGGCGCTCCCGGCGCCGGACCCGGCCCCGAGGCCGCGTTCGTGGTGCGCAACACCACGACCCCCGGCACGACGACGCGCTTCACGCTGTACGTGAACAACACCAGCGGCCAGAACGACAACTTCGACCTCGCGGCGAGCACCGACAACACGTTCGGCGCGATCACGCTCCCGGCCGGCTGGTCGGTGACGTTCCGTAACGCCTCGAACAGCGTCATCACCAACACGGGCGTCATCGCTTCCGGCGCCGCGACGCTGGTCTACGCCGACGTGGACGTGCCCGCGGGCGCGGCCGCGGCCGACGTGGACCTGTATTTCCGCTCGCGATCGCCCGTCTCCGGAGCGTCCGACCGCATCCACGACCAGGTGCGCGTCAGCGTCGTGCGCAGCCTGACGCTGGTGCCGAACAACTCGGCCCAGGTCGCCCCCGGCGGCTTCGTCGTGTACACGCACATGCTGACGAACACCGGCAACGTGCTCGAAGGCGACGGCACGGGCAGCTTCGTGTCGCTCGCCATGGCCAACGACCAGGCGGGCTGGAGTTCGGCCCTGTACTGGGACACGAACGGCAACGGCGGCTTCGACGGCGCCGACCAGCCGGTCTCCGACCTCTCGTCGCTCGGCGGCCTCGCCCCGGGTGCGAGCGTGCGGCTGTTCGTGCAGGTGTTCGCGCCGGCCGGCGCCCCGCTGGGCCAGCTCAACACGACCACGGTCTCGGCGACGACGTCGAACCTGGCCTACACCGACCCGGTCCCCGCGGTCGCCAACGCGACGGACGGCACCACGGTCATCAACGGCCAGCTCACGATCACCAAGACGCAGAGCGTGGACCGTGACTGCAACGGCGTCGCGGACTCGACGTTCACGTCGGCGAACCTCGCCTACGGCGCGGTGCCCGGCGCGTGCATCCGCTACGAGATCACGGTCACGAACATCGGCACCACGCCGGTGACCGGTGTCGTCGTCAACGACGCGACCCCGGCCAACACCTGGTCGTGGAACGCCGCCCTGGCGAGCACGACGGTGGGCGGCATCACGGTGCCCGCCGACGGCGCGAGCGGCGCGGTGACGGCGAACGTGGGCGTTCTGGGACCCGGCCAGTCGGCCGTGATCCAGTTCAGCGTGCGGATCGCCTTCCCGTGA